In Mustela nigripes isolate SB6536 chromosome 2, MUSNIG.SB6536, whole genome shotgun sequence, a single window of DNA contains:
- the EVI5L gene encoding EVI5-like protein isoform X2, whose amino-acid sequence MSLSTMASPTLSPDSSSQEALSAPTCSPTSDSENLSPDELELLAKLEEQNRLLEADSKSMRSMNGSRRNSGSSLVSSSSASSNLSHLEEDTWILWGRIANEWEEWRRRKEKLLKELIRKGIPHHFRAIVWQLLCSATDMPVKNQYSELLKMSSPCEKLIRRDIARTYPEHEFFKGQDSLGQEVLFNVMKAYSLVDREVGYCQGSAFIVGLLLMQMPEEEAFCVFVRLMQEYRLRELFKPSMAELGLCIYQFEYMLQEQLPDLNTHFRSQSFHTSMYASSWFLTLFLTTFPLPVATRVFDIFMYEGLEIVFRVGLALLQVNQTELMQLDMEGMSQYFQRVIPHQFDSCPDKLVLKAYQVKYNPKKMKRLEKEYAAMKSKEMEEQIEIKRLRTENRLLKQRIETLEKGQVTRAQEAEENYVIKRELAVVRQQCSSAAEDLQKAQSTIRQLQEQQRQPGAQHSLLPAPQDNPRLTEDFVAHLETELEQSRLRETETLGALREMQDKVLDMEKRNSSLPDENNVARLQEELKAVKVREGEAVASARELKLQLQELSDTWQAHLSRGGRWKESPRKLVLGELQDELMSVRLREAQALAEGRELRQRVVELETQDNIHRNLLNRVEAERAALQEKLQYLAAQNKGLQTQLSESRRKQAEAECKSKEEVMAVRLREADSMAAVAEMRQRIAELEIQREEGRIQGQLNHSDSSQYIRELKDQIEELKAEVRLLKGPPPFEDPLAFDGLGLARHLDEDSLPSSDEELLGVGVGVGAALQDALYPLSPRDARFFRRLERPAKDSEGSSDSDADELAAPYSQGLDN is encoded by the exons ATGAGCCTGTCCACCATGGCGAGCCCCACTCTGAGCCCCGACTCCTCATCCCAAGAGGCCCTGTCGGCCCCCACCTGCTCCCCCACTTCAGACTCTGAAAACCTCAGCCCCGATGAGCTGGAGCTGCTGGCCAAGCTGGAGGAGCAGAACCG GCTCCTGGAAGCCGACTCCAAGTCCATGCGCTCCATGAACGGCTCGCGGCGGAACAGCGGCTCCTCGCTGGTGTCCAGCTCCTCGGCCTCCTCCAACCTGAGCCACCTGGAGGAGGACACTTGGATCCTGTGGGGCCGGATCGCCAACGAGTGGGAGGAGTGGCGACGCAGGAAAGAGAAGCTGCTGAAG GAGCTGATCCGCAAGGGCATCCCGCACCACTTCCGGGCCATCGTGTGGCAGCTCCTGTGCAGCGCCACAGACATGCCGGTCAAGAACCAGTACTCGGAGCTGCTCAAGATGTCCTCGCCGTGCGAGAAGCTGATCCGCAGGGACATTGCCCGCACCTACCCAGAGCATGAGTTCTTCAAGGGCCAGGACAGCCTGGGCCAGGAGGTCCTCTTCAATGTCATGAAG GCGTACTCCCTGGTGGACAGGGAGGTGGGCTACTGCCAGGGCAGCGCCTTCATCGTGGGCCTGCTCCTCATGCAG ATGCCCGAGGAAGAAGCCTTCTGTGTGTTCGTGCGGCTGATGCAGGAGTACCGCCTGCGGGAGCTCTTCAAGCCCAGCATGGCGGAGCTGGGGCTCTGCATCTACCAGTTCGAGTACATGCTCCAG GAGCAGCTCCCGGATCTGAACACTCACTTCCGCTCCCAGAGCTTCCACACGTCCATGTATGCCTCGTCCTGGTTTCTCACACTCTTCCTGACTACCTTCCCGCTCCCTGTTGCCACCCGTGTCTTTGACATCTTCATGTACGAG GGCCTGGAGATTGTGTTCCGGGTGGGCCTCGCGCTTCTGCAGGTGAACCAGACAGAGCTGATGCAGCTGGACATGGAGGGGATGTCCCAG TACTTCCAGAGGGTGATCCCCCACCAGTTCGACAGCTGCCCGGACAAGCTGGTCCTCAAGGCTTACCAGGTCAAGTACAACCCCAAGAAGATGAAGAG GCTGGAGAAGGAGTACGCGGCCATGAAGAGCAAGGAGATGGAGGAGCAGATCGAGATCAAA AGGCTTCGGACGGAGAACCGGCTCCTGAAACAACGGATCGAGACCCTGGAAAAG GGGCAGGTGACTCGGGCGCAGGAGGCCGAGGAGAACTACGTCATCAAGCGGGAGCTGGCGGTGGTGCGGCAGCAGTGCAGCTCGGCGGCCGAGGACCTGCAGAAGGCCCAGAGCACCATCCGGCAGCTCCAGGAGCAGCAG CGGCAGCCTGGGGCCCAGCAcagccttctgcctgccccccagGACAACCCGCGCCTCACTGAGGACTTCGTGGCCCACCTGGAGACCGAGCTGGAGCAGTCGAGGCTGCGGGAGACCGAGACGCTGGGGGCTCTGCGAGAGATGCAGGACAAGGTTCTGGACATGGAGAAG AGGAACAGCTCGCTGCCCGACGAGAACAACGTGGCGCGGCTGCAGGAGGAGCTGAAGGCGGTCAAGGTGCGGGAGGGCGAGGCCGTGGCCTCGGCGCGGGAGCTGAAGCTGCAGCTGCAGGAGCTCTCGGACACCTGGCAG gccCACCTGTCCCGCGGTGGCCGCTGGAAGGAGTCCCCTCGGAAGCTGGTCCTGGGCGAGCTGCAGGACGAGCTGATGAGCGTGCGTCTGCGCGAGGCCCAGGCCCTGGCCGAGGGTCGCGAGCTGCGACAGCGCGTGGTGGAACTCGAGACGCAG GACAACATCCACCGCAACCTGCTGAACCGCGTGGAGGCGGAGCGCGCGGCGCTGCAGGAGAAGCTGCAGTACCTGGCGGCGCAGAACAAGGGGCTGCAGACGCAGCTCAGCGAGAGCCGCCGCAAACAGGCCGAGGCCGAGTGCAAG agCAAGGAGGAGGTGATGGCCGTGCGCCTGCGGGAGGCGGACAGCATGGCAGCGGTGGCCGAGATGCGCCAGCGCATCGCCGAGCTGGAGATCCAG AGGGAGGAGGGCCGCATCCAGGGCCAACTGAACCACTCGGACTCGTCGCAGTACATCCGCGAGCTCAAGGACCAGATCGAGGAGCTGAAGGCGGAG GTGCGGCTGCTGAAGGGTCCGCCGCCCTTCGAGGACCCGCTGGCCTTCGACGGGCTGGGCCTGGCGCGGCACCTGGATGAGGACTCGCTGCCGTCGTCGGACGAGGAGCTGCTCGGGGTCGGCGTGGGCGTGGGCGCGGCGCTGCAGGACGCGCTCTACCCGCTGTCCCCGCGCGACGCGCGCTTCTTTCGTCGACTGGAGCGGCCGGCCAAGGACAGCGAGGGCAGCTCAGACAGCGACGCGGATGAGCTGGCCGCGCCCTATAGCCAGGGCCTGGACAACTGA